Proteins from one Candidatus Saccharimonadales bacterium genomic window:
- a CDS encoding FKBP-type peptidyl-prolyl cis-trans isomerase, which produces MATPKGQRIGIWIIAIALCVGTLGGFAVMILGTGNAKIDQAAQQKAVADQTAQQEAASIAHAASSKPLDGYSAAAFDKASVTALGVEVVKEGDGAAVAADSTIVADYFGWTSDGKIFDSTNQDGTNTSATFSLAQVIQGWTKGLNGVRVGSTVKLTIPADLAYGTAGSPPTIGASEPLQFIVTVKSIK; this is translated from the coding sequence ATGGCCACACCAAAAGGTCAAAGAATTGGAATATGGATTATTGCCATCGCATTATGCGTCGGTACGTTAGGTGGCTTTGCAGTCATGATACTTGGAACAGGTAATGCAAAAATAGATCAAGCAGCGCAGCAGAAGGCAGTTGCAGATCAAACTGCGCAGCAAGAGGCAGCATCAATTGCACACGCGGCATCTAGTAAGCCGCTTGACGGTTATAGTGCGGCAGCATTTGATAAAGCAAGTGTCACGGCGCTTGGCGTTGAAGTAGTCAAAGAAGGTGATGGGGCAGCGGTTGCGGCTGATTCGACAATCGTCGCTGACTACTTTGGCTGGACAAGTGACGGTAAGATTTTTGATAGTACGAACCAGGACGGCACAAATACTTCTGCCACGTTTAGCCTCGCACAGGTTATTCAAGGATGGACCAAAGGACTTAATGGAGTCAGGGTTGGTTCAACAGTGAAACTAACTATCCCAGCTGATCTTGCATATGGCACAGCTGGAAGTCCTCCAACAATCGGCGCGAGTGAGCCACTTCAGTTCATCGTTACTGTGAAATCTATTAAATAG
- the pheT gene encoding phenylalanine--tRNA ligase subunit beta, with product MIISLNWLKKFTSVDIPVDQLANLIGARLVEIEETVSLIGKYDGALIVKVVECAKLEGSDHLNVTKIDDGGITQNIERDENGYIQVVCGAPNVRADILAVWLTPGSTVPSTVTDKEPFVLGARKLRGVISNGMLASAHELDLFEDHSGILEVTSDNHPGTKFADAFELDDCLLDIENKSLTHRPDTFGIIGFAREVAAIQEKQFTTPSWLETLNPDFGDKSGDLPAPIVSIDSPELSARYQAVVLSGADASRQSPLMIQTYLSRVGVRPINAVVDVTNYLMMLTGQPLHAFDYDKVLAVGGEDPTIHVRGGYEGETLELLDGRSVELDSGDIVIASGKTAIGLAGALGGSNTEIDENTKNIIIESATFNLYNLRSTQMRHGIFSEAITRFTKGQPAELTAPVLAEAVRLMDEWAGAKRVSDIADCYVVKHEPLMLGVHSLTINNVLGSYLTGDDIRSILGHVEFHIKKIDDEMSEVTAPYWRSDIHIIEDIIEEVGRLHGFDSITPTLPTRDFTAVRPDTFDQLRSRIRDVLVRAGTNEVLTYSFIHGDVLKKANQNPQDSYRITNSLSPDLQYYRQSLTPSLLGLIHPNIKSGYESFSLFEMNKTHTKKADLVEDNVPAEQHRLALIIASKVSGNGAPYYKAKKIVEYLGASLGLKLAYKSFPDETDLAFTKPFELRRSARVVDVATGQSIGIVGEYKRSVIKNFKLPEYTAGFELLPAAISLALLNVEPAYSPLSRFPASERDVCFKVDTNTSYSSVIDAINITPVEESIAIAVSPVDIYQAEDLQSKNITVRFRLTPRDKTLTSDDVHEVVNNLTDAVISATNAIVI from the coding sequence GTGATTATTTCGCTTAACTGGTTAAAGAAATTTACTTCTGTTGACATACCTGTCGATCAACTCGCAAATCTTATTGGTGCACGATTAGTTGAAATTGAAGAGACCGTTTCTTTAATTGGAAAATATGACGGTGCTCTTATTGTTAAGGTTGTTGAGTGTGCAAAACTTGAAGGCAGTGACCATTTGAATGTTACAAAAATTGACGATGGTGGTATTACTCAAAATATAGAACGGGATGAAAATGGGTACATTCAAGTTGTATGTGGTGCTCCAAACGTGCGAGCAGACATCTTAGCTGTATGGTTGACACCTGGTAGCACTGTTCCGTCAACTGTTACTGATAAAGAACCATTTGTCCTTGGAGCTCGAAAGTTAAGAGGAGTTATAAGTAATGGGATGCTTGCAAGTGCGCATGAACTTGATTTATTCGAGGACCATAGTGGTATTCTCGAGGTAACTAGTGATAACCATCCAGGCACAAAGTTTGCGGATGCATTTGAACTTGATGATTGCTTACTTGATATTGAGAACAAATCACTCACGCACCGTCCTGATACTTTTGGGATTATCGGTTTTGCGCGTGAAGTAGCTGCAATTCAAGAAAAACAGTTTACAACTCCAAGCTGGCTTGAAACATTGAATCCAGATTTTGGAGACAAAAGTGGTGATCTGCCAGCACCGATCGTTTCGATTGATTCGCCTGAGCTATCTGCTCGATATCAAGCAGTTGTGCTTAGCGGAGCAGATGCTTCACGTCAATCACCGCTGATGATTCAAACGTATCTTTCAAGGGTAGGCGTACGTCCTATTAATGCAGTAGTCGACGTTACTAATTATTTAATGATGCTGACTGGTCAACCTCTTCATGCTTTTGATTACGATAAGGTCCTAGCTGTTGGTGGTGAAGATCCGACAATTCACGTTCGTGGTGGATATGAAGGTGAGACACTTGAGCTACTCGATGGACGCAGTGTTGAACTCGATTCAGGCGATATCGTTATTGCTAGTGGGAAAACTGCAATTGGACTTGCTGGTGCGCTGGGTGGTTCGAATACAGAAATTGATGAGAATACAAAAAATATTATTATCGAGAGTGCGACGTTCAATCTCTATAATCTTCGATCTACTCAGATGCGTCATGGTATCTTTAGCGAGGCTATCACAAGGTTTACAAAAGGGCAGCCAGCTGAGCTCACGGCACCAGTACTTGCAGAAGCGGTTCGACTAATGGATGAATGGGCCGGTGCGAAGCGAGTAAGTGATATTGCTGATTGCTACGTAGTAAAGCACGAGCCCCTAATGCTAGGTGTTCATAGTCTTACGATTAACAATGTACTTGGAAGTTATCTTACTGGCGACGATATTCGCAGTATATTAGGACACGTCGAATTTCACATTAAGAAGATAGATGATGAAATGAGTGAAGTCACCGCCCCATATTGGCGCTCCGACATACATATCATCGAAGACATTATTGAAGAAGTCGGTAGGTTACATGGGTTTGATTCTATAACACCAACTCTACCGACCCGGGACTTCACAGCCGTACGGCCTGATACATTTGATCAACTTCGTTCTCGGATTCGCGATGTGCTTGTCCGTGCTGGTACAAATGAAGTTCTCACGTATAGTTTCATCCACGGTGATGTATTAAAAAAAGCCAATCAAAATCCTCAAGATTCATATCGAATCACAAACAGCCTAAGTCCTGATCTCCAGTACTATCGTCAAAGTTTAACACCGAGCCTGCTTGGCCTTATTCATCCAAATATTAAAAGTGGGTACGAGAGTTTTTCACTATTTGAAATGAATAAAACGCATACTAAAAAAGCAGATTTGGTAGAAGATAACGTTCCTGCTGAACAGCACCGCCTCGCACTCATTATAGCGAGTAAGGTAAGTGGTAACGGTGCTCCGTACTATAAGGCAAAGAAAATTGTAGAGTATCTTGGTGCCTCGCTCGGTTTAAAGCTTGCATACAAATCATTTCCAGATGAAACAGACCTAGCATTTACGAAGCCGTTCGAACTTCGTCGTAGTGCCCGAGTTGTCGATGTCGCTACAGGCCAATCAATTGGTATTGTTGGTGAATACAAACGATCTGTCATAAAAAACTTTAAATTACCAGAATATACTGCTGGATTTGAACTTCTACCTGCGGCTATTTCGCTCGCTCTTCTAAATGTTGAACCTGCCTATAGTCCATTAAGCCGTTTTCCTGCCAGTGAGCGTGATGTATGCTTCAAAGTTGATACGAATACTTCGTACAGTAGTGTCATCGATGCAATCAATATAACTCCTGTTGAAGAAAGTATAGCTATTGCGGTTAGCCCGGTTGATATTTATCAGGCTGAAGATCTTCAATCTAAAAATATTACAGTTCGTTTTAGACTCACTCCTCGTGATAAAACACTGACAAGCGATGACGTACATGAAGTGGTAAATAACCTGACTGATGCAGTTATAAGCGCCACAAACGCAATCGTTATCTAG
- a CDS encoding FAD-dependent oxidoreductase, producing the protein MDEKIRDVIMIGAGPSALAAAVYTTREAIDTVLYEKGVIGGLAAITDWVDNYPGFVDGIAGLKLAEQLQGQAERFGAQIEFGDVSEIRDEGDLKVVVVDGQDIRARSVLIATGSDYNKLGIPGEAEYYGRGVHYCATCDGAFYRDKNLVVVGGGNSAVQEAIFLTRFTTHIDLLVRSVVTASEVLQEELQKFVDEGKITVHLGTTTDEIIAIDGKVKEVKGTFEGNEVHFPTDGVFIFVGLKPNTDFLKNSIIQLDERGLIKTDAKLLTDMPGVFASGDARSGATMQIASAVGEGAAAALAIREYLDKHKLAV; encoded by the coding sequence ATGGACGAAAAAATTCGTGACGTTATCATGATTGGCGCAGGTCCAAGTGCACTTGCAGCTGCTGTTTACACAACTCGTGAAGCTATTGATACAGTATTATATGAAAAAGGTGTAATTGGTGGCCTTGCTGCAATCACTGACTGGGTAGATAACTACCCAGGCTTTGTTGACGGTATTGCTGGTCTAAAACTTGCCGAACAACTTCAAGGTCAGGCAGAAAGATTCGGTGCTCAAATAGAATTTGGTGATGTATCTGAAATTCGTGACGAAGGTGATTTAAAAGTTGTTGTTGTCGATGGTCAGGATATTCGTGCACGATCCGTTCTTATTGCTACAGGTAGTGACTACAATAAGCTTGGTATTCCAGGTGAAGCAGAATATTATGGCCGTGGTGTGCATTACTGTGCAACATGTGACGGTGCTTTTTACCGTGATAAAAACCTAGTCGTTGTTGGTGGCGGCAACTCTGCCGTCCAAGAAGCAATCTTTCTTACAAGGTTTACAACACACATCGATTTACTTGTTCGCAGTGTCGTAACGGCGAGTGAAGTACTACAAGAGGAACTTCAAAAGTTTGTTGATGAAGGTAAAATCACTGTTCATCTTGGAACGACAACTGATGAAATTATTGCTATTGATGGAAAAGTCAAAGAAGTGAAGGGCACTTTCGAAGGTAATGAAGTTCATTTCCCGACTGATGGAGTTTTCATATTTGTTGGGCTGAAGCCAAACACCGATTTTCTAAAAAACAGTATCATTCAGCTTGATGAGCGCGGTCTTATTAAAACCGATGCAAAGCTTCTTACTGATATGCCTGGTGTTTTCGCGAGCGGTGATGCTCGAAGTGGAGCAACGATGCAAATTGCTAGTGCTGTCGGTGAAGGTGCTGCAGCTGCATTAGCAATTCGTGAATATCTCGATAAGCACAAATTAGCTGTCTAG
- a CDS encoding cbb3-type cytochrome c oxidase subunit I: protein MSFIDDVFGRLSFDSFPKELVTQVGAVSIVVMGILAVSAMFYFKKWTWLWNNWLTTLDAKKIGVMYIIVAVIMGLRGVADAMMIRAQQVIGSGGTEHLVSSDTFQQVFSAHGTIMIFFVAMGLMFGLINLVLPLLIGARDVAFPFLNSVSFWLFTAGMILINTSLLVGGFSPGGWLGYPPLTELAYNPGAGVDFWIWSLQIAGVGSLLSGINFLVTILRKRAKGMTLMKMPIFAWSVLVTTILIIFAFPILTATLGMLGLDRLMGMHFFTSDFGGNPMMYINLIWAWGHPEVYILILPAFGIFSEIVATYSQKRLFGYKTMVVALFAITFLSFVVWLHHFFTMGAGANVNAFFGITTMIIAIPTGVKIFNWLFTMYRGRIHFKSPMFWFFSFVMTFTLGGVTGVLMAVPAIDFQVHNSLFLVAHFHNVIIGGVVFGYFAGLSYWFPKIFGFTLNERLGKYASYCWTVGFLAAFLPLYILGLMGATRRLDHYEASTGWQGLFIVAGVGVVIICFGIFLQLLQIGVSVWQRKKNLDTTGDPWNGRTLEWSVPSPAPFYNFAISPVVTSRDEFWEQKQAIKNGSKPAKRVYEAIELPKSSGIGVIIAGFAYILGFGLIWHMWWLAIAGLLGIIITIIIRTSNDDTEYTISAAEIERLDRAAHGGTI from the coding sequence ATGAGTTTTATTGACGATGTGTTTGGCAGACTCAGTTTCGATTCCTTTCCAAAAGAACTCGTAACACAAGTTGGAGCGGTAAGCATTGTTGTTATGGGAATTCTTGCCGTATCAGCTATGTTCTACTTTAAAAAATGGACATGGCTCTGGAATAATTGGCTAACAACACTTGATGCAAAGAAAATTGGTGTTATGTACATCATCGTTGCCGTTATCATGGGGCTTCGAGGAGTTGCAGATGCAATGATGATCCGTGCTCAGCAAGTAATAGGAAGTGGCGGAACTGAGCACCTTGTAAGTTCTGATACATTCCAACAAGTCTTCTCAGCGCACGGTACGATTATGATTTTCTTCGTTGCAATGGGCCTCATGTTTGGACTCATCAATCTTGTACTACCGTTACTTATAGGTGCTCGTGATGTTGCGTTTCCATTTCTAAACTCGGTTAGCTTTTGGCTATTTACAGCTGGGATGATCCTCATAAACACATCTCTTCTTGTCGGCGGTTTTTCACCTGGTGGTTGGCTTGGATATCCACCTCTTACAGAACTTGCTTATAATCCAGGAGCAGGAGTTGATTTTTGGATCTGGTCACTCCAAATAGCAGGTGTTGGAAGTTTACTATCAGGCATAAACTTTCTCGTAACGATTCTTCGTAAACGAGCTAAAGGCATGACACTTATGAAAATGCCAATTTTTGCGTGGAGCGTCCTTGTCACGACAATTTTAATTATATTTGCTTTCCCGATCCTTACGGCTACACTCGGTATGTTAGGGCTAGACCGTCTGATGGGCATGCACTTCTTTACGTCTGATTTTGGCGGTAATCCGATGATGTATATCAACCTCATCTGGGCATGGGGACATCCAGAGGTCTACATTCTTATTTTGCCAGCATTTGGCATATTCTCAGAAATAGTCGCAACATATTCTCAAAAGCGTTTATTCGGTTACAAGACAATGGTAGTTGCACTCTTTGCTATTACATTTCTTTCATTTGTTGTTTGGTTGCACCACTTTTTCACGATGGGCGCGGGTGCAAACGTAAATGCATTCTTTGGTATAACTACAATGATTATTGCAATTCCTACAGGCGTTAAAATATTCAACTGGCTATTTACGATGTATCGCGGCCGTATTCATTTTAAATCACCAATGTTTTGGTTCTTTAGCTTTGTTATGACTTTTACACTCGGTGGTGTGACCGGTGTGCTCATGGCGGTACCAGCAATCGACTTCCAGGTGCACAACAGTTTGTTCCTGGTCGCCCATTTCCACAACGTAATTATTGGTGGAGTTGTGTTCGGCTACTTTGCGGGACTTTCGTACTGGTTCCCGAAGATATTTGGCTTTACTCTTAACGAACGCCTTGGAAAATACGCATCATATTGCTGGACAGTTGGATTTTTAGCAGCTTTCTTGCCGCTTTATATTCTAGGGCTTATGGGCGCAACGAGACGACTTGATCACTACGAAGCATCAACTGGTTGGCAAGGTCTATTCATTGTCGCAGGAGTAGGTGTTGTGATCATTTGCTTTGGTATATTCTTGCAACTGCTTCAAATAGGCGTGAGCGTGTGGCAACGTAAAAAGAATCTTGATACAACAGGCGACCCATGGAATGGCCGAACTCTTGAGTGGTCAGTACCTTCGCCTGCTCCTTTTTATAATTTTGCAATTAGCCCTGTAGTCACATCCCGAGATGAATTCTGGGAACAAAAACAAGCTATAAAAAATGGATCAAAACCAGCAAAACGCGTATACGAAGCTATCGAATTACCAAAGAGTAGTGGTATTGGAGTAATTATTGCTGGGTTTGCTTATATTCTAGGTTTTGGACTTATCTGGCATATGTGGTGGCTTGCCATTGCTGGTTTACTGGGCATTATTATTACAATAATTATTCGCACAAGTAATGACGATACCGAGTATACAATTTCAGCTGCAGAGATTGAGCGACTTGACCGAGCAGCTCATGGAGGTACTATCTAA
- a CDS encoding pyridoxamine 5'-phosphate oxidase family protein codes for MNDIAKSILSTNTLMTLSTVSEDGSPLGTPVHFAYDDKNIYWFSFDASSHSVNIAHEPRIFITIFNSGQNIGSLDERAALYIATTAHSVEGDEERYAQDVFADRVQDDRPLGEGAHFYSAPFGELDEDRSNAQRIYYCFNQGYVA; via the coding sequence ATGAACGATATAGCCAAAAGCATCTTAAGCACTAATACACTTATGACACTATCAACCGTAAGTGAAGATGGGTCACCACTTGGGACACCTGTTCATTTTGCTTATGACGACAAGAATATTTATTGGTTCTCGTTTGATGCTTCTTCACATTCTGTCAATATTGCTCATGAACCTCGAATTTTTATTACTATCTTCAACTCAGGGCAAAACATCGGTAGCCTCGATGAGCGTGCTGCACTTTACATTGCAACTACTGCACATAGTGTCGAAGGCGACGAAGAACGTTACGCACAGGATGTTTTCGCAGATCGAGTTCAAGATGACCGACCACTAGGTGAGGGTGCTCATTTTTACAGCGCACCTTTTGGTGAGCTCGATGAGGATAGGTCAAATGCACAGAGAATATACTACTGTTTTAATCAAGGATACGTCGCGTGA
- the cyoD gene encoding cytochrome o ubiquinol oxidase subunit IV — protein sequence MNHDTKLVRSPQFVAFWSLTAGFVLSVSLTLCAYFVAVGNIKDSVTATVVLVILALVQLMVQLVFFLHFGHEKRPRWNMLAFCFMGIMLFVVVAGSIWIMYNLNYNMMTMTPDQKNTYMQTQSNKGF from the coding sequence ATGAATCACGATACTAAGCTAGTTCGATCACCTCAATTTGTTGCATTTTGGAGTCTTACGGCTGGATTCGTTCTGTCTGTCAGTTTGACGCTTTGTGCTTACTTTGTTGCAGTTGGTAATATTAAAGATAGCGTTACGGCAACAGTAGTGCTTGTTATCCTAGCATTAGTTCAGCTCATGGTTCAGCTGGTATTTTTCTTGCACTTTGGTCACGAGAAAAGGCCACGTTGGAACATGCTCGCGTTTTGTTTCATGGGCATTATGTTGTTTGTCGTTGTGGCCGGTTCGATATGGATTATGTATAACTTAAATTACAATATGATGACAATGACACCTGATCAAAAAAATACCTACATGCAAACACAGAGCAATAAAGGGTTTTAA
- the cyoA gene encoding ubiquinol oxidase subunit II — MPKLKRRAVKRFAKVLALLVVIGALFFGVRMLLNGLNIDVLNPQGEVAMKERNLIMFTLLLSLVVVVPVFTMLIVFSLRYNANNIKKARYTPDWDGSRTLETIWWGIPCIIILVLSVVTWQSSHDLDPFKKLDSPVKAIDVQVVSLQWKWLFIYPDQHIASVNLLQIPENTPVNFTLTSDAPMNSFWIPSLGGQVYAMSGMSTKLSLIANSKGDFRGSSSNISGTGFADMNFIARSSSRSDFDDWVKNSKKSSMTLDDVSYGDLVKPGTLDNPRTYLLADNSLYDKIVMKYMAPVIDDSHDSMSRMQMEGM; from the coding sequence ATGCCTAAGCTTAAACGTCGTGCGGTGAAGAGATTTGCGAAAGTTCTCGCTCTTCTTGTAGTAATTGGTGCACTATTTTTTGGTGTCCGCATGCTCCTAAATGGCTTAAATATTGATGTATTAAATCCACAAGGTGAAGTTGCAATGAAAGAACGTAACTTAATTATGTTCACACTACTTTTAAGTCTTGTGGTTGTCGTCCCAGTCTTTACGATGCTTATTGTTTTCTCCCTGCGCTACAATGCTAACAATATAAAAAAAGCTAGATACACTCCTGATTGGGATGGAAGTAGAACACTTGAAACAATTTGGTGGGGCATACCATGTATTATCATCCTAGTGTTAAGCGTTGTAACCTGGCAATCAAGCCATGATCTTGATCCGTTTAAAAAACTTGATTCTCCAGTAAAAGCGATCGATGTGCAGGTTGTTTCACTTCAGTGGAAGTGGTTATTCATTTATCCAGATCAGCATATTGCTAGTGTGAATCTTTTACAAATCCCTGAAAATACACCAGTTAATTTTACTCTGACATCTGATGCACCAATGAATTCATTCTGGATTCCTAGTCTTGGGGGTCAGGTTTATGCCATGAGCGGCATGTCGACAAAACTGAGCCTAATCGCAAATAGTAAGGGTGACTTCAGAGGCTCTTCGTCAAATATTAGCGGTACAGGATTTGCGGACATGAATTTTATTGCACGTTCAAGTTCAAGATCTGACTTTGACGATTGGGTTAAAAATAGTAAAAAGTCTTCTATGACTCTTGATGATGTAAGCTATGGTGACCTGGTTAAGCCTGGAACACTTGATAATCCACGCACATATTTACTCGCTGATAATAGCCTCTATGATAAGATAGTGATGAAATATATGGCACCAGTCATTGACGATAGTCATGATAGTATGTCGCGCATGCAAATGGAGGGAATGTAA
- the cyoC gene encoding cytochrome o ubiquinol oxidase subunit III — translation MNVKHSEDVKMDMVDKARQGTSALGFWIYLMTDCLLFGALFATYAVLRDSTFGGPSGKELFDMPFVLVETLILLTSSFICGLLMLAAKANRKKLVITGLVMTFLLGAAFLTLELTEFTKLATEGHSWQASAFLSAFFTLVGTHGLHITAGLLWIGVMIWQISRIGLTEGVVRRLTLFSLFWHFLDVIWIFIFTFVYLLGVI, via the coding sequence ATGAATGTAAAACATAGTGAAGATGTAAAGATGGACATGGTCGATAAAGCCAGGCAGGGTACCTCAGCACTCGGCTTCTGGATTTACCTTATGACTGACTGTCTACTATTTGGCGCTCTCTTCGCCACTTATGCTGTCCTCCGCGACAGTACATTCGGTGGTCCATCCGGTAAAGAACTGTTTGACATGCCATTTGTGCTTGTTGAAACACTCATACTACTTACGAGTAGTTTTATATGTGGCTTACTGATGCTTGCTGCAAAAGCAAACCGTAAAAAACTTGTTATCACTGGCCTCGTCATGACATTCTTACTTGGTGCAGCTTTTCTAACGCTTGAGTTGACTGAGTTTACAAAACTTGCGACAGAAGGTCATAGTTGGCAAGCGAGTGCGTTTCTTTCAGCGTTTTTCACGCTGGTTGGAACCCATGGACTGCACATAACAGCTGGATTACTTTGGATCGGTGTGATGATATGGCAAATATCTCGGATTGGGCTTACGGAGGGCGTAGTACGCCGATTGACACTCTTTAGCTTATTCTGGCATTTTCTTGATGTAATTTGGATATTCATATTCACATTTGTCTATTTATTGGGGGTTATATAA
- a CDS encoding FAD-dependent oxidoreductase has product MNITVVGGGFGGVKATLELAKNRKNHVTLISDKADFQYYPALYGTATGQSHLQSWVPLGKIFANRPNIDVIIDEMVKIDPSTKMLIGNSGRTYKYNLLILALGGITSYFGIKGIETYSYGIKSAEEIRELKQHLYKSMFEEHKMEKDYVIIGAGATGVELASAMNEYIERLRVDYRLPKKRVRINLIEASPRVLPRMSEASSKKVAKRLQQLGVHVMTNQKVEEQTADSLIVNGKTIKSHTVIWTAGVANSPFYQANAEHFVFAKNGKVVVDEHMRAFKDVHVIGDNAFTAYSGLAQTALHDAIFVARNLERKQIGKKRKLYKAKLPPVVVPVGDMWAVFEWRKIRLSGWMASLIRNAADMVGYSDILPFGQALGAWRAHKVLEDDYFPASEKPDAK; this is encoded by the coding sequence ATGAATATTACTGTTGTTGGTGGCGGCTTTGGTGGTGTGAAGGCAACACTCGAACTTGCAAAAAATCGTAAAAATCATGTGACACTTATCAGTGATAAAGCAGATTTCCAATATTACCCAGCACTCTACGGAACAGCTACTGGCCAAAGCCATCTTCAATCATGGGTTCCACTTGGAAAAATATTTGCAAATCGACCAAATATCGATGTTATTATTGATGAAATGGTTAAGATTGATCCAAGCACAAAAATGCTTATTGGTAACTCTGGAAGAACATATAAATACAATCTACTGATCCTTGCTCTTGGTGGAATTACAAGCTACTTTGGTATAAAGGGAATTGAAACATATTCATACGGTATAAAGTCTGCAGAAGAAATCCGCGAACTAAAACAGCATCTTTACAAGTCCATGTTCGAAGAGCATAAGATGGAAAAGGACTACGTTATTATTGGCGCTGGTGCAACAGGCGTTGAACTTGCATCGGCTATGAATGAGTATATAGAGCGCCTTCGAGTTGACTATAGACTTCCTAAAAAGAGGGTTCGCATTAATCTTATCGAAGCATCTCCACGAGTACTTCCTCGTATGTCTGAAGCATCGAGTAAGAAGGTGGCAAAGCGTCTTCAGCAACTTGGTGTTCATGTGATGACAAATCAAAAAGTTGAAGAGCAGACTGCAGACTCGCTTATCGTAAACGGAAAGACTATTAAGAGCCATACGGTAATTTGGACAGCGGGTGTTGCTAACTCACCTTTCTATCAGGCTAATGCAGAGCATTTTGTTTTTGCAAAAAATGGTAAGGTTGTCGTTGACGAACACATGAGGGCATTTAAGGATGTCCATGTAATAGGTGATAACGCATTTACTGCCTATAGCGGACTTGCTCAAACTGCCCTTCATGATGCTATTTTTGTCGCACGGAATCTTGAAAGAAAACAGATTGGTAAAAAGCGTAAACTATACAAAGCAAAACTACCTCCAGTTGTCGTTCCTGTGGGTGATATGTGGGCAGTCTTCGAATGGAGAAAGATTCGTCTTAGCGGATGGATGGCTTCACTAATTCGTAATGCAGCTGACATGGTTGGCTATTCAGATATATTGCCATTTGGCCAAGCACTTGGTGCATGGCGCGCGCATAAAGTACTTGAGGATGATTATTTTCCTGCAAGCGAAAAACCTGACGCCAAATAG
- the cyoE gene encoding heme o synthase, whose product MASFKDYYSLTKPGVLYGNALTAAAGFLLASRGHIDVWLFIALCVGTTLIIASACALNNFLDQDIDSKMARTKKRVIVAGIVPGSHAVVLSIVLGIVGLAILLLYTNLLVVYIGIIGFIVYVLFYGMLSKRLSYHGTLVGSISGATPILAGYCAVGGVIDPGAIIVFAILFLWQMPEFYSISVYRRKEYEAAGVPVISVIKGAKKTRTQIYFYTAAFVIATAMLTAFGYTGYIYLVIMMILGGYWLYLGAKGLRVEEKDSDDWARKMFRFSLIILLVFCALISASSLLP is encoded by the coding sequence ATGGCAAGTTTTAAGGACTATTATTCTCTGACCAAACCTGGTGTTTTGTATGGAAACGCACTGACTGCTGCTGCTGGATTTTTATTAGCAAGTAGGGGTCACATTGATGTATGGCTATTCATTGCGCTGTGTGTCGGAACGACACTTATTATTGCATCGGCCTGTGCACTTAATAACTTTCTTGATCAAGATATTGATAGCAAGATGGCCCGTACGAAAAAAAGGGTCATCGTTGCAGGTATTGTTCCTGGATCACACGCAGTCGTACTATCAATCGTGCTCGGTATTGTTGGACTTGCTATACTCCTTCTTTATACGAATCTTCTCGTTGTATATATCGGTATTATTGGCTTTATCGTGTATGTTTTATTCTATGGCATGCTATCAAAACGTCTTTCGTATCACGGAACACTTGTTGGGAGTATTTCTGGAGCAACGCCAATTCTTGCTGGATACTGTGCCGTTGGTGGAGTCATTGATCCAGGAGCCATAATCGTTTTTGCAATTTTATTCTTGTGGCAGATGCCAGAATTTTATTCCATTTCTGTGTATCGACGTAAGGAGTATGAAGCCGCTGGGGTTCCAGTCATCTCAGTTATAAAAGGCGCTAAGAAAACACGAACACAAATTTATTTTTACACGGCGGCGTTTGTTATAGCAACGGCAATGTTAACCGCATTTGGCTATACGGGATATATCTATTTAGTAATTATGATGATTCTTGGTGGGTACTGGCTATACCTAGGCGCAAAAGGGCTTCGTGTTGAAGAAAAAGATAGCGATGATTGGGCACGAAAAATGTTTAGATTTTCACTTATAATTCTACTCGTATTTTGTGCATTAATAAGTGCTAGTAGTCTATTACCGTAA